The window AAGCAGAAAAAGATGCTGTCGATCACCTACGGAACGACAAGCGTGCATTGACGTTGGTCGGAATCGTTGCGCAAAGCATGGATAAGGCTGCCGGAAAGTCACGACTGCAACATCTGTTGATCCGGCTTCCAACGGCGCGAGATGCCGCCGCCACTCCTGCCGGCAATTCGGCGGCTCCCAGCAGCGTAACGTCAACCTCCGATGCCGCGAAAGGCTCGGTGACGCTCGATGGCATGGCCGACGACTCCGACACGATTTCTCGGTTCGTCGCATTGCTTCGACAATCGGGGGCACTTTCGGAGGTGAGTCTCAAAGGTTCGAGCGAAATTTCGACCGGCTCAGATCACTTCCGACAATTCAAAATTGAATGCAGTTTCTAGATATCGAAGTGAATGCCATGGCATCAACAGTACGGCAATCATCGCTGAAAAGGCACTTGCTCGTCCACGCTGCTGGTCTCGCTGCCGTGGTGCTCGTCGCTGGCGCAGGCTGGAAAGCCATCGCCTTGCTACACACCCGGCAATTATGCCTGCACGAAGATTTGCGAGCAGTCGCGGACCTGGTCAGCAAGGATCGAGCTATTCGTGCCAAGCACGAGCAGCTGGCAAGAGACATTCAGTCGCTTCACCACGCCAAGGACAGTCGCAGTAGTGCGAACGCAGTCCCACCTAATGACGCCGAGCTTCTCGCAGAACTCTCGAAATTAGCAAACACCGTTGACCTATCGATCAAGAGCTATTCGCCTGGGCAGCCGTCAATGAACGGTTGGGAGGCCCAGATTTCGGCGACTGCGAGCTACTCTGGAATTTGCCGATTTCTCAATGGCCTTTCCTCCACCAAGGAACTGTGCGCAGTA is drawn from Pirellulales bacterium and contains these coding sequences:
- a CDS encoding PilN domain-containing protein; amino-acid sequence: MHINLMPSDFIARKTLRRQMRAWAWILTVLTACGGSYCGRSLAKVFMLTRQATEQSIKHPGLRQMNTEIGQWEREVAAAQAEKDAVDHLRNDKRALTLVGIVAQSMDKAAGKSRLQHLLIRLPTARDAAATPAGNSAAPSSVTSTSDAAKGSVTLDGMADDSDTISRFVALLRQSGALSEVSLKGSSEISTGSDHFRQFKIECSF